Proteins encoded by one window of Carassius auratus strain Wakin chromosome 8, ASM336829v1, whole genome shotgun sequence:
- the LOC113106749 gene encoding forkhead box protein B2-like codes for MPRPGKNSYSDQKPPYSYISLTAMAIQSSSEKMLPLSDIYKFIMDRFPYYRENTQRWQNSLRHNLSFNDCFIKIPRRPDQPGKGSFWALHPDCGDMFENGSFLRRRKRFKLLRVEHSACKSGPVLHSYHSHAQHALHQSHHHSGKLSVGHPEYLGTMGRLSHFQSYTLGGGQSGSFKHPFAIESLIGRDYKGVMASGLPIASVMHHLGYPVPAQLGSMVNSVWPHVGMLSEPVSSEYPPFNVAVKGLYHHHPGTQSMPAVPVPIKPTPTLGAVPSLTGMAPGVTQLCPRTAALMERDATALAEEKSGSLHPALLQS; via the coding sequence atgcCTCGGCCAGGCAAGAACTCCTACAGTGACCAGAAGCCTCCATACTCGTACATCTCTCTGACCGCCATGGCTATTCAAAGCTCCTCTGAGAAGATGCTCCCCCTCAGCGACATCTACAAATTCATCATGGACCGTTTCCCGTATTACCGTGAGAACACCCAACGCTGGCAGAACTCGCTCCGGCACAACCTTTCCTTCAACGACTGCTTCATTAAGATCCCCCGGCGGCCTGACCAGCCGGGAAAGGGCAGCTTCTGGGCCCTGCATCCGGACTGTGGAGACATGTTCGAGAACGGCAGCTTCCTGCGCCGCCGCAAGCGCTTCAAGCTCCTCCGGGTGGAGCATTCGGCTTGCAAGAGCGGCCCCGTGCTGCACTCCTACCACTCTCATGCCCAGCATGCCTTGCACCAATCCCACCACCATTCGGGCAAGCTGTCCGTGGGACATCCGGAATACCTGGGCACCATGGGCCGGCTCTCCCACTTCCAGAGCTACACACTTGGCGGCGGGCAGAGCGGCAGCTTCAAACACCCGTTCGCCATCGAGAGCTTGATTGGCAGAGACTATAAAGGAGTGATGGCCAGTGGGTTGCCCATCGCCTCGGTCATGCATCACCTCGGGTATCCTGTGCCCGCTCAACTGGGCAGCATGGTCAACTCGGTGTGGCCCCATGTGGGCATGCTGTCTGAGCCGGTGTCCTCAGAATACCCACCGTTCAATGTGGCGGTCAAGGGGCTGTACCATCATCACCCAGGAACCCAAAGCATGCCTGCTGTGCCCGTGCCCATCAAACCCACACCAACCCTGGGCGCAGTCCCGTCTTTGACTGGCATGGCGCCGGGAGTAACGCAGCTGTGCCCGAGAACAGCAGCGCTGATGGAGAGAGACGCAACGGCTCTTGCTGAGGAGAAAAGCGGGTCTCTCCATCCTGCTCTCCTGCAGTCCTGA